Proteins found in one Lycium ferocissimum isolate CSIRO_LF1 chromosome 6, AGI_CSIRO_Lferr_CH_V1, whole genome shotgun sequence genomic segment:
- the LOC132058888 gene encoding TMV resistance protein N-like translates to MTLSQISSIYLLSLPQSIHTVFSFFSNFNKLTESMASSSSSGSNSQCPRRKYDVFLSFRGEDTRNTFTGHLYEGLKNRGIHTFKDDIELKYGDPISEELLTAIEESQVALVVFSKDYATSRWCLEELVRIMECNKKKNGQRVMPVFYNVDPSHVRHQRGSFAEAFAKHESNYKDDVEGMQKVKGWRAALREAANLSGCDTRNRIESDCIRDLVDQISKLCKTSLSYLQNIVGIDTHLNEVNSLLQMEINDVRIIGIWGMGGVGKTTIATAIFHTLSNQFKAACFLEDVKEIAKKKQLFSLQNILLSKLLGKKDDYVNNKHEGKWMIPSRLCSMKVLIVLDDIDQLDHLEYLADDVGWFGNGSRVVVTTRDKRLIEKNDAIIYELTPLPYLEAMQLFNQHAFKGKVPDEFKNLSLEVVNYAKGLPLALVVWGSMLYKRDIDEWTSAIEEMRNNSNSDIDKNLRISYDGLESREQTIFLDIACFFRGDYKKEVMQILESCHLGAKYILNVLIEKSLLFISKNDTIQMHDLIQDMGQNIVKMQKDPGERSRLWDIEEIKEVMINNTGTKTVEAIWTSYCNKGICFSKEAMKNMKMLRILRIGTDNPSTCDDGVIEYLSNNLCWFVWHAYPWKSLPAKFEPKKLVHLELRFSKLCQLWKETKVQQLNSILF, encoded by the exons ATGACTTTGTCCCAAATATCATCCATTTATCTCTTATCACTACCACAATCTATCCACacagttttttctttcttctcaaatTTCAACAAATTAACTGAATCCATggcatcttcttcttcttctgggAGTAATTCACAATGTCCTCGACGGAAGTATGATGTCTTTCTAAGTTTTAGAGGTGAAGACACTCGCAACACATTTACGGGTCACTTGTACGAAGGCTTGAAAAATAGGGGAATACACACCTTTAAAGATGATATAGAGCTAAAGTATGGCGATCCGATCTCAGAAGAACTCTTGACAGCTATCGAAGAGTCTCAAGTTGCCCTCGTCGTTTTCTCAAAGGATTATGCTACATCCAGATGGTGCTTGGAAGAACTAGTAAGGATCATGGAAtgcaataagaaaaaaaatggacaaaGAGTCATGCCGGTCTTCTATAATGTGGATCCATCACATGTTCGACACCAAAGGGGGAGCTTTGCAGAAGCCTTTGCAAAACACGAATCGAACTATAAGGATGATGTTGAGGGAATGCAGAAGGTGAAAGGATGGAGGGCAGCTTTAAGGGAAGCGGCCAATCTCTCAGGTTGTGACACCCGTAACAG GATTGAATCAGATTGTATTCGGGATCTTGTTGACCAAATTTCCAAATTATGCAAGACTTCTTTATCTTATTTGCAAAATATTGTGGGAATAGATACTCATTTAAATGAAGTAAATTCCCTACTACAGATGGAAATCAATGATGTTCGGATTATAGGGATATGGGGAATGGGCGGCGTCGGTAAAACGACAATAGCAACAGCCATCTTTCATACTCTATCTAATCAATTTAAAGCTGCTTGTTTTCTTGAGGATGTTAAAGAAATTGCAAAAAAGAAGCAACTATTTTCTTTACAAAATATCCTTCTCTCTAAACTGTTAGGAAAAAAAGATGATTATGTCAATAATAAGCACGAGGGGAAGTGGATGATTCCGAGCAGACTTTGTTCTATGAAGGTGCTAATTGTGCTTGATGACATAGATCAGTTAGATCATTTAGAGTATTTAGCAGATGATGTTGGTTGGTTTGGTAATGGCAGCAGAGTTGTTGTAACAACTAGAGATAAACGTCTGATAGAGAAGAATGATGCAATAATATATGAACTGACTCCATTACCTTATCTTGAAGCTATGCAACTGTTCAATCAGCATGCTTTCAAAGGAAAAGTTCCAGATGAGTTTAAGAACTTATCGTTGGAGGTAGTAAACTATGCTAAAGGCCTTCCTTTAGCCCTCGTGGTGTGGGGTTCTATGCTGTATAAGAGAGACATAGATGAGTGGACAAGTGCTATAgaggaaatgagaaataacTCTAATTCAGATATTGATAAAAATCTCAGAATAAGTTATGATGGATTGGAGTCTAGAGAGCAAACGATATTTCTAGATATAGCATGTTTTTTCCGAGGAGATTATAAAAAAGAAGTCATGCAAATCCTTGAGAGTTGTCATCTTGGAGCTAAATACATCTTGAACGTCCTAATTGAAAAATCTCTTTTGTTCATCTCTAAAAATGATACGATTCAAATGCATGACCTTATACAAGATATGGGTCAAAATATAGTGAAAATGCAAAAGGATCCGGGAGAACGTAGCAGACTATGGGATATTGAAGAAATCAAAGAAGTGATGATCAACAATACG GGGACCAAGACAGTGGAAGCAATCTGGACTAGTTATTGTAATAAAGGGATATGCTTTAGCAAAGAGgccatgaaaaatatgaaaatgcttAGGATATTACGCATAGGGACCGACAATCCCTCCACTTGCGATGATGGCGTCATTGAGTACCTGTCCAACAATTTGTGTTGGTTTGTCTGGCATGCTTATCCTTGGAAGTCATTGCCAGCTAAATTTGAACCCAAAAAGCTTGTTCATCTTGAACTCCGTTTCAGTAAATTGTGTCAGTTATGGAAGGAAACAAAGGTACAACAGTtaaattctattttattttaa